A portion of the Drosophila sechellia strain sech25 chromosome 2R, ASM438219v1, whole genome shotgun sequence genome contains these proteins:
- the LOC6608801 gene encoding spondin-1: MKALEGFAILLALARVIPRIEGCIRVPPGVTAAKSPVDDNYVLSVNGNTQSYVPGQRYNVSLSAFSGLTFISFMLALDLESGDGDGDANALGTWEIADLAETRFSPRCPNLVENTNTNVKTRVDVFWVAPSSPGQGCILLRATVMQHRDVWFMDDGFLTKRMCEEEVDDIDTQPSIVDPCCACDEAKYELTFEGKWSRHTHPKDFPANSWRTRFSDIIGASHTLDYRFWQYGELASEGLREVAEHGSTRTLESELKDQSEHIRTIIKARGIAYPNVTGKTFAVFRVDSNHHLISLVSMVDPSPDWIVGVSGLELCLPNCSWVENKVHNLYPWDAGTDSGPSYMSADQPQVPPDVVRRIKSNFPNDPRSPFYDPTGAQMKPLATLHINRRRLYEKNCESSDSEQVPPECATNSWSRWDECTTKCGPGKQYRIREFKNPALASRHRCNNALREEKNCLGHKCAGFNEETAEGGETEVAPPPGSSDDPQCGLSDWSEWSSCTVTCGTGEMTRSRHYLNKKAKKKCQKASKARLHETKICEAMECGGDIENEGGAGEPEEEQAGGDGGGSAEKRSIFRNFESYSQHREDYIPPVCGVTPWSDFSPCMGPCGGHGKRQRIRKVWNNNQVYGVTDPNDDGQDPCRHIKLHEEVNCTNPSCDTIVPGFCYEELTDSPCRDNDVANFWYYDHVSDQCAIYWSDRCDTNRNKFKSKEECEETCRLPRHKQELQHDGIPATDCVVSDWVSHSCNASCGDGFQLRTRRVLRTPKYGGKPCPKHLVRLDRCYQRCDDMYSISGRGFGERRHVVRAPQPEPQDECRYSEWSAWTPCTATCGDNAVRQRTRTLMNTDLSFKCKDRVRMEKCVMMPCLLTSNDDPERW, translated from the exons ATGAAAGCACTGGAAGGTTTTGCTATTCTGCTCGCATTAGCGAGAGTTATTCCGCGGATCGAGGGCTGCATTAGGGTTCCACCGGGAGTCACAGCAGCGAAGTCACCGGTGGATGACAACTATGTGCTGTCCGTAAACGGAAATACGCAGAGTTATGTGCCCGGTCAAAGGTATAATG TTAGCCTCAGTGCATTTTCTGGCTTGACCTTTATAAGCTTTATGCTGGCCCTGGATTTGGAGAGTGGGGACGGCGATGGTGACGCCAATGCCTTGGGCACCTGGGAGATCGCCGATCTCGCCGAGACCCGTTTCAGTCCGCGCTGCCCAAATCTGGTCGAGAACACCAACACGAACGTGAAGACACGCGTGGATGTGTTTTGGGTGGCTCCATCGAGTCCGGGACAGGGCTGCATCCTGCTGAGGGCTACGGTGATGCAGCATCGGGATGTGTGGTTCATGGATGATGGCTTCCTCACCAAGCGAATGTGCGAGGAGGAGGTGGACGACATTGATACCCAGCCCAGCATCGTGGATCCCTGCTGTGCATGCGACGAGGCGAAATATGAG CTTACCTTCGAAGGCAAGTGGTCACGTCACACCCATCCCAAGGACTTCCCAGCGAATAGCTGGCGCACCAGATTCAGCGACATCATTGGTGCCTCGCACACTCTGGACTACAGATTCTGGCAGTATGGAGAGCTGGCCAGCGAGGGGCTGCGTGAGGTGGCGGAGCATGGCTCCACAAGGACCTTGGAGAGTGAGCTGAAGGATCAGAGCGAACACATTCGCACGATCATCAAGGCAAGGGGCATTGCCTATCCGAATGTTACGGGCAAAACATTTGCCGTTTTCCGCGTGGACTCCAACCACCATTTGATCTCCCTCGTATCAATGGTGGATCCCTCTCCAGACTGGATCGTTGGTGTATCCGGCCTCGAGCTGTGTCTGCCCAACTGTTCCTGGGTGGAGAACAAGGTGCACAACCTATATCCCTGGGATGCGGGCACCGATAGTGGGCCATCTTATATG TCCGCTGACCAGCCACAGGTGCCTCCAGATGTAGTTCGCCGCATCAAGTCCAATTTCCCCAACGATCCCCGTTCGCCTTTCTATGATCCCACTGGTGCCCAGATGAAGCCACTGGCCACCTTGCACATCAATCGAAGACGACTCTACGAGAAGAACTGCGAGTCCTCCGATT CGGAACAGGTGCCGCCGGAGTGCGCCACAAACTCGTGGTCCAGATGGGATGAGTGCACCACAAAGTGCGGTCCCGGCAAGCAGTACAGGATCCGAGAGTTCAAGAACCCTGCACTGGCTTCG CGTCATCGTTGCAACAATGCCCTACGTGAGGAGAAGAACTGCCTGGGACACAAGTGCGCTGGCTTCAATGAGGAGACAGCTGAAGGCGGCGAGACGGAGGTGGCACCACCACCAGGTAGCAGCGACGATCCCCAGTGCGGTCTGTCTGACTGGTCGGAATGGTCTTCGTGCACCGTGACTTGTGGAACCGGCGAGATGACCCGATCCCGGCACTATCTAAACAAGAAGGCCAAGAAGAAGTGCCAGAAAGCGAGCAAGGCGCGTTTGCATGAGACGAAGATCTGCGAGGCCATGGAATGCGGTGGGGACATTGAGAACGAAGGTGGTGCTGGAGAACCGGAGGAGGAACAGGCCGGTGGCGACGGAGGTGGATCCGCTGAGAAACGCTCCATATTCCGCAACTTTGAGAGTTACAGTCAGCATCGGGAGGATTACATACCACCGGTTTGCGGGGTCACTCCATGGTCGGATTTCTCGCCGTGCATGGGGCCATGCGGTGGACATGGAAAGCGGCAGCGTATTCGCAAGGTGTGGAATAACAACCAGGTGTACGGAGTAACGGATCCCAATGATGACGGCCAGGATCCCTGTCGACACATCAAGCTGCACGAGGAGGTGAACTGCACCAATCCCAGCTGCGATACCATCGTTCCCGGCTTCTGCTACGAAGAGCTGACCGACAGTCCGTGTCGGGATAACGATGTGGCCAACTTCTGGTACTACGACCATGTGAGTGACCAGTGTGCCATCTATTGGTCGGATCGTTGCGATACAAATCGCAACAAATTCAAGTCGAAGGAGGAGTGCGAGGAGACATGTCGTCTGCCGCGACACAAACAGGAACTGCAGCACGATGGTATTCCTGCCACTGATTGTGTCGTCTCCGACTGGGTGTCCCACAGTTGCAACGCCTCCTGCGGCGATGGCTTCCAGTTGCGAACGCGTCGCGTGCTCCGTACTCCGAAGTACGGCGGAAAGCCGTGTCCCAAGCATCTGGTACGTTTGGATCGCTGCTACCAGCGGTGCGATGACATGTACTCCATCAGTGGACGGGGATTCGGAGAGCGAAGGCATGTGGTGAGAGCACCGCAACCGGAGCCGCAGGACGAGTGTCGCTACTCGGAGTGGTCCGCCTGGACACCATGTACCGCCACGTGTGGCGATAATGCCGTTCGCCAGCGCACCCGAACCCTAATGAACACCGATCTGAGTTTTAAGTGCAAGGATCGCGTCCGCATGGAAAAGTGCGTGATGATGCCTTGCCTGCTGACCAGCAACGATGATCCAGAGCGGTGGTGA
- the LOC6608800 gene encoding coiled-coil domain-containing protein 186 isoform X4, whose product MSSSVTPPSVRGNKAFWLRSGGKVEKPAPTKATWARTSPCGGVFSTPPVDNCDESPNISRLSRIPTRRGASPSSIHLRKTSLERLTSSPNMRPCISTYSLPNRRVEPEHNVVEPDRKTDIDEFNPPKRNVVPARTRVHTTPVEPNQIGKKTEKGSHLRVLELNRMRVFETQKKKLENLQSEFMHKIRSMGSDLRNQGVFKFVGMTVNDECKLVVHQDDLLRLPKIIPSESINDLKTRCRAIVEQGVMLVYDHIPRIQRAQNDLEASEKREETQSKLSKLVEEKMTLLVEEIEQLCGAGSKHESPNKSLYREIGELRSQKQAMEVRYFDAQKEHTEQINQLRADLDAKLKQELASRDQIIVELRKSLRRSEDMLNDQSIRLAENNSKLLTEDSTIEVLRSEVARLMAVKAQMVQRLESADMGLERARNSVDKNLKQIDYLEGELKEARELIVHLQKRPDAMDAGVKEKDLIIADLKLQLQGLEQHKKVMNKQVENTIKQHADLEELGNHYKEALQQISDLKETLNVTNAKLDMQSKLEVQLRKEVSKMREQSVIDQKLLRARSELIATLQKNGQDSSTKLDQM is encoded by the exons ATGAGTTCCAGCGTGACGCCGCCTTCTGTTCGTG GTAACAAAGCTTTCTGGCTGAGGTCAGGTggaaaggtggaaaagccagcCCCAACCAAAGCTACATGG GCTCGCACTTCTCCATGTGGTGGTGTCTTCTCTACTCCTCCCGTCGACAACTGCGACGAGAGCCCAAACATAAGTAGGCTCAGTCGCATTCCAACTAGGCGTGGAGCGAGTCCGTCGTCTATCCATTTGCGAAAAACTTCTCTGGAGCGGCTTACTTCTTCGCCGAATATGCGCCCGTGTATCAGTACGTATTCGTTGCCCAATCGACGGGTCGAGCCCGAGCATAATGTTGTTGAGCCCGATCGGAAAACTGATATCGATGAGTTCAATCCCCCCAAGCGGAACGTGGTTCCAGCAAGGACCCGTGTCCACACGACGCCAGTCG AACCTAATCAAATCGGAAAGAAGACTGAAAAGGGGTCGCATCTCCGTGTGCTGGAGTTGAACCGGATGCGGGTCTTTGAAACGCAGAAGAAAAAACTGGAGAACTTGCAGTCCGAGTTTATGCACAAGATCCGTTCAATGGGTTCAGATCTCCGGAATCAAGGGGTCTTCAAGTTTGTGGGTATGACTGTAAACGATGAATGCAAGCTCGTGGTCCACCAAGATGATCTACTTCGATTGCCCAAGATTATTC CCTCTGAAAGTATAAATGACTTGAAAACCAGGTGTCGTGCGATTGTAGAGCAGGGGGTTATGTTGGTTTACGACCATATACCAAGAATTCAGAGGGCTCAAAATGATCTCGAGGCTAGCGAAAAGCGTGAGGAAACTCAATCAAAGTTGTCTAAGCTAGTG GAAgaaaaaatgactttgctcgTCGAGGAGATCGAGCAGTTGTGCGGTGCAGGCTCCAAACACGAATCACCCAACAAAAGTCTTTACCGCGAGATAGGAGAGCTGCGATCCCAGAAGCAGGCCATGGAGGTTCGTTACTTTGACGCCCAGAAGGAGCACACTGAACAGATCAACCAGTTGCGAGCTGATCTCGACGCCAAGCTGAAACAGGAGCTGGCCAGTCGAGATCAGATCATTGTGGAGCTGAGAAAGAGCCTGCGACGAAGCGAGGATATGCTCAATGATCAGTCCATTCGATTGGCCGAGAACAATTCCAAGCTGTTGACAGAGGATTCCACCATCGAGGTACTGCGCTCCGAGGTAGCCAGGCTCATGGCTGT AAAAGCGCAAATGGTTCAGCGTCTCGAATCAGCGGACATGGGTCTGGAGCGGGCCCGAAATTCCGTCGATAAGAACCTGAAACAGATCGACTACCTGGAAGGCGAACTGAAGGAGGCCCGTGAGCTCATCGTCCATCTGCAGAAGCGTCCGGATGCCATGGACGCGGGCGTGAAAGAGAAGGATTTGATCATTGCCGATTTGAAACTGCAGCTGCAAGGACTCGAGCAGCACAAGAAGGTCATGAACAAACAGGTGGAAAATACCATAAAGCAGCATGCCGACCTTGAAGAACTGGGTAACCACTATAAGGAGGCTCTACAGCAGATAAG CGATCTAAAGGAGACCCTAAATGTTACCAATGCCAAACTGGATATGCAATCCAAGCTCGAAGTGCAGCTGCGCAAGGAAGTGTCCA